The Methanopyrus kandleri AV19 DNA segment AACTAACATCTTGAAAACATCAGCCGGTCGGATCGTCGGCCGACACGGGCCTCTAGATGATACCCGATACGGCACGCTGTCTCTGGGTCCACGGAGCGAGGGAGGGTATCCTTCGACGTGTACACGGGTCACCGATCGCGCGGATAGAATCCTCGTCCCGTTAACGATACCCAACTTTCTGCTACGTTAAACCAACGTGATCGGGTTGAGTATCACGTGACGGTAGGATGACCGCAGGTAGTGTGTATCCGTTCATAAGACGCCCGCACCCTACGGTCCGGTGGTAGGTTGGGAAGGCCGTCCACGGCTCGGACCGGGACGCACGAACCGTCACGACTCCGACGTCAGCTTCCGGGCCAGTCCCTTCGCGTCCTTCACGGTCAGCGGTATGTACCCGCGACCCCTCAGGTGCACCCTGACCGTCTCGGCCACGACCCGCGTGGTGCCTTCCGTCCGCTCGGTGGTCCTCCATCGTGACCACTTCCGCTCCCTCGATCAACTGTCGCGGTATCTCCTCACCGCGTTTGAAGAACCCGTAGTCCCGCACGATGACCAGCCGATCCGGCTCGACCCGGACGTGACTGCACAGCAGGTACGTCAGGATCGGTAGCCCCCTGGAGGATCGGCGCGGATAGTCCCACCTCGAAGTACCAGCTGGCCGTAATGCCGAACTTCACGAGCTTCGCGAGCGTGATGACAGGCTACCCACCGTCGCGACGCGGTACAGCCGGATCCGGTTGCGACCGACGGCCCCGCCGTAGAACCGGTAGCACCTAGCGTTCAAATCCGTCCGAGGTACGGTGCCGCGACCTTCATCCGTATTCCTCGATGTCTCGAAACCTTTAGAGGATGCTATCTCGAACCCTCACATCTCGCGGATCGCCCGGGCGAGTCCTTCGGTGTCCAGCACGGACAGCGCCAGTTTCTCACCGTCCACCGTCCTGAGGACCGCCGTGTCACCGAGGATCGTCACGTCGACGACCTCGTCGGACCGCACGAACCTGGAGCGGAAGGGTTCCCACACATCGAGACCGTCCGGCCTCACGACGACCCTTCTCATGAACGAAGAGAACACCTCGAAGGCGCCCGGTACCGACGCCGTTACGATCGCCACCCAGACGAAGAACCAGATGTACTCGGAGAGGGCCCTCGGCCCCTTGACCGACAGGATCAGGAACGAACAGGCGGCCATCGCGATGGGCACGGACGGCGCCAGGGCCTGGAAGGTTCCCCGAGGCCCGGGGGTCGTAGCTCGGGTACTCCGGCCACTCTACCCGCCTCATCCCGACCTCCGACTCCTCGCGGTGTCGGAACTACGGGCGTTACGTTTCGAACGATGCGGTGCGTCCGGATTCCAGCGGTCGTATGACGTCCTCGGGGTATGGTGCGTAGGACGTACACGGACGGTACGCGGTGGATATCACCGACACCGTGTCCTGACCGGACCACCTCGGGCGCGGCGGCTGCCCGACGGGCGGCTCGTACACCACGACCTCTCACCAGTCCGTCTCCGGAGGTCGTCCACCAGGTCGGTCACGTCCGGACCTCCACGGCCTCTCGGAGGACGCCCCTCCACAGGGCCTCGTACTCCTCGGGATCGACCACGTGCATCTCGATGGGGTGCGCCCAGGATTCCTCCAGACCCAGCTCGCGTTCGATCTCCGCGACGATCTCGGCGCGTTCGAGCGGTTTCTCGGGCGCGTTTCCGCTGACGATCACCACCCTGAGCCGGTCCCCTTCCACCGACGCGTACACCCTCGTACGCCCTCCGAGGAGGTCCCGGGCGACCTCCGCGATCCGCTCGGCCCAGTACCTCCACCTAGTCACGAACGGCCGGTACTCCGGGGGGACCTCGGCCGCGGTCCCGTGCTAGGGAACCTCGGAGAGCTTCCCGTCCAACCACATCACCAGGTTGTCCAAGGCGGCCTCATCGAGCTCCCTCAGGTACGTGGGCTCCGGTAGTTCACTCCCGTCCTCGATCAGGTCGTACTCTCGATCGGTCCTGGGATCGTAGACCATCACGCGGGGCGCCCAGCCGCCGAAGGCGTCCTTCACGCCCCTGTACACCTCCTCGACCTCCTCGGGGTGCTCCGACGCGGTCTTTACGATCGAGCCCGCGCCGAGCACCGCCAGGAACGCCTCGGGGACGGCCTGTGCCGTCCTCCCCGCCACGGTGATCATCTCATAGAGCACGTCCTCGAACGCGGTGAGCCGGAGGGCCGCCACGGTCGCGTCCTCCTCGGAGAACCCGTACCGGTCCATCAGCCGCTCCGCCCGCCCCCTCACCTCGCATCGACGCGCGAGCAGGAGGGCCACCGACAGGTCGGGGGCGTAGCTGGACAGGTACTGCCTGGCGATCAGGAACCCGCTTATACCCATGGCCTCGCACCCGACCAGTCCCACACCCACGGTCCCCACACCCAGCGCGCCCCGCCTGGCGGTCGCGACGTCCTTCAGGTCGTTGCAGCTCTCGAGCCTCCTGAACTCGACGCCGAGACGGCCGTCCCTCCTGAGTCTCCTGAGCCCTTCGATGATCCTGTCCACGAGCGTCTCCGCCCTGTCCAGGAACGCGATCCTGTGCCGTCGGAGGTCGAGCCTCGTCAGGATCTCCAGGATCAACCCCACGTCCTTCTCCTTCCGCAGGTACAGTGGCAGCAGGTAAGCGCGCCACTCGCCGGACGCCTCCACCGAGACGCGAACCGACGGTCTCTCCAGCACGGGGCGGTTGGCGATCACCACGTACGCCCCGGGCAACCCGTAGTACTCGCCCAGCATCAGCTCGAGCGCCTTCTCCACCGAGTCGACCTCCGGTGCGAAGACGACCCCGCCACCGGTGGCGAGCGCGATCCAACCGCCGATACCGACCTCCTCACCCGTTCTCACCGCGTGATCCAGCTCGAGGAGGGCCCGCACGACCCTTACGCGTCCTTTACCCTTAACGCTCTCGATCCACTCCTCCAAGCGGCTCTCGACGACCTCACGGACCTTCTCGGCGTAGTCCCCGAACACGACGTCCCGGAGCTTCCCCCTGGTATCCTCGCTCGGGTTACGGTCCAGGGCCGCCCAGACCGTGCTCAGGTGGACGAGCCGGCCACCCAACGACTCTCTCAACGAGTCGCGCACGATGCCCTCCTTGACCTCCGCCAGGAGCGATCGGACGAGGCCGTGGTGGGCGTCGTCCAGGACCACCAACGACCCGCTCAGGACCTCGCGGAGCCTGTCGACGCTCATGTGAGGTTCCTCACCCTCCTCCCGCATGGCCCGCTCGCGCGATTCGACGAACCGGGGTAGGTCCCCGAGCTTACGGTAGGTCAGCAGGACGACGCCGCGTTTCACCTTCCTGGCTCCGACCATGAAGTTGTGATCCCTGACCACGTCGCAATCGCCGCACCGCTCCCAGGTGCACGGGCCCTCCACGTACTCGCGAAGACGCTCGAAGTAACCCCAACGCCCGAGCTCCATCGGGTCCCCGTCGGCGCGTCTGTACACCTCTTCGTAGAACTCGGGGGTACACTTGGGCAAACTGGAGAGTTTCGGATCTTCTCCGAAGTTCTTCAGGAACTCGCTCACGGGTATCTCGCACTCGTAGTCACCGAGATCCTTCAACCGGAGGACGTCGGAGGAGCCCGAGAGCTTGTCCCTCAAGACCCGCTCGACGTCGTCCAGGAGCGGCTCGGGGGCGACGTAGAAGCATATATAGGACGCCTCCCCGGCCGTCAGCAGGTTCTCGACGACCCTACCGACCGTGTACGACTTCCCGACCCTCGAGGACGTTCCGCAATCCGGCATCCCCCACGCGACCGCCTCACCCCGGAGTGACGCGGAACGACGTCGCGATCCCGGGAAGGGCACCCCCGTTATCCCGTAGGAAAATAATTGACCGACGACACCACGACGGACGCCGTCACGGGGGTGCCCGGCATCGAACGTCTCCGTATCCCGGCTCCCGACCCAGGGATCCCGCAGCCCGGGGGACCGGCGAAGGTGTCGTGACCGACGTCCCGCCCGTTGGGGCGTCCGAACTGAAGGTGGGCCTCGGATCTAGAACGAACTGATGGGTGTAAGGGAGTAACGACCGAAGCCGACCCCGAAAAACGGTTAGTAACCTCGAAACGCTTCGACCGGTGGGAGCGGTTCACCCGAACAGGAACGACTCGACGAGAGCCTCGGCCTCCTCGTACTCGCCCTCGTCGAGCAACTCCGAGAGGAGATCGGCGGGGTCGTACTCCGACCCGCTCTCCATGAGG contains these protein-coding regions:
- a CDS encoding PH domain-containing protein; translation: MPIAMAACSFLILSVKGPRALSEYIWFFVWVAIVTASVPGAFEVFSSFMRRVVVRPDGLDVWEPFRSRFVRSDEVVDVTILGDTAVLRTVDGEKLALSVLDTEGLARAIREM
- a CDS encoding DNA polymerase beta family nucleotidyltransferase — its product is MTRWRYWAERIAEVARDLLGGRTRVYASVEGDRLRVVIVSGNAPEKPLERAEIVAEIERELGLEESWAHPIEMHVVDPEEYEALWRGVLREAVEVRT